Proteins encoded within one genomic window of Halomonas sp. YLGW01:
- a CDS encoding ABC transporter ATP-binding protein, translated as MSSSTTTLLDARDIYGGYGGADILKGTHLRANADEIVVIVGPNGAGKSTAMKAIFGLVKIRSGQVLFQGEDITNAKPEQMVRRGIAYVPQEKNVFPSLTVQENLEMGGYLMTGDLRPRMEKVYELFPKLAERRRQPAGLMSGGERQLVAMGRALMVDPRLLMLDEPTAGLSPKLIDETFERIQEINAQGIGVLMVEQNAKQALAIASRGYVLATGANRHEDTGPNLLADPEVAEMFLGG; from the coding sequence ATGAGCAGCTCGACCACCACCCTGCTGGATGCCCGCGATATCTACGGCGGCTATGGCGGCGCCGACATCCTCAAGGGCACCCACCTGCGGGCCAATGCCGATGAGATCGTGGTCATCGTCGGCCCCAACGGCGCCGGCAAGTCCACCGCCATGAAGGCAATCTTCGGTCTGGTGAAGATCCGCAGCGGCCAGGTACTTTTTCAGGGCGAGGACATCACCAACGCCAAGCCCGAACAGATGGTGCGCCGGGGCATCGCCTATGTGCCTCAGGAGAAGAACGTCTTCCCGTCGCTGACCGTACAGGAAAACCTCGAGATGGGCGGTTACCTGATGACCGGCGATCTCAGGCCGCGCATGGAGAAGGTCTATGAGTTGTTCCCCAAGCTTGCCGAGCGCCGGCGCCAACCCGCCGGGCTGATGTCCGGCGGCGAGCGCCAGCTGGTCGCCATGGGCCGCGCGCTGATGGTCGACCCCAGGCTCTTGATGCTCGATGAGCCCACCGCCGGCCTGTCGCCGAAGCTGATCGACGAGACCTTCGAGCGTATCCAGGAGATCAACGCCCAGGGCATCGGCGTGCTGATGGTGGAGCAGAACGCCAAGCAGGCGCTCGCCATCGCCAGTCGCGGTTATGTGCTGGCCACCGGCGCCAACCGCCACGAGGACACCGGGCCCAATCTGCTGGCCGACCCGGAAGTCGCCGAAATGTTCCTGGGGGGCTAG
- a CDS encoding ABC transporter substrate-binding protein, producing the protein MTVKKPLIGAISALAMATSLAATAESLNIGVLVPLTGDLQSYGEPSLQAAQLAVKEINAAGGVMGEPVELSAGDTQTSPQPGVAAAQKLVNVQGVHAIFGALSSGVTIPVAQSVSKPEQVLQISNASTSPVITTLDDDDFLFRTVPSDAFQGVALSEITAAKGYDTVSVIYINNDYGKGLTEAFTDAFEAQGGTVAASVAYEQGQAAYRGELQQADKGGTQALVLIGYPENGETILRQALEGGFFRDFVFTDGMKSPELVGNLGAQAVEGAIGTVPQARGDSPGAQHFASAYDSEYGEVPPKPYLDTAYDALYVIALAAEQAGSTDRVAIRDSVRAVANPPGVKVGPGEFAKAVELIAAGEDIDYEGASGSVNFDQNGDVPGTFGEWMFKDGEIVTNRIFEPIMPE; encoded by the coding sequence ATGACCGTCAAGAAACCATTGATCGGGGCCATTTCCGCATTGGCCATGGCGACCAGCCTGGCGGCCACCGCCGAGTCGCTTAACATCGGCGTACTGGTGCCGCTGACCGGCGACCTGCAGAGTTATGGCGAGCCATCACTCCAGGCGGCTCAACTGGCGGTCAAGGAAATCAATGCCGCTGGGGGCGTGATGGGGGAGCCCGTGGAGCTCAGTGCCGGTGATACCCAGACCTCGCCGCAGCCCGGCGTGGCGGCGGCCCAGAAGCTGGTCAATGTGCAGGGCGTGCATGCCATCTTCGGCGCCTTGTCCAGCGGCGTGACCATCCCGGTGGCTCAGAGCGTGTCCAAGCCCGAGCAGGTGCTGCAGATCTCCAACGCCTCCACTTCGCCGGTGATCACCACCCTCGACGACGATGACTTCCTGTTCCGTACCGTGCCGTCCGATGCCTTTCAGGGCGTGGCGCTGTCCGAGATCACCGCCGCCAAGGGCTATGACACCGTCAGCGTCATCTACATCAACAACGACTACGGCAAGGGCCTCACCGAGGCCTTCACCGACGCCTTCGAGGCTCAGGGTGGCACCGTGGCGGCGAGTGTGGCCTACGAGCAGGGCCAGGCCGCCTATCGCGGCGAACTGCAGCAGGCCGACAAGGGCGGCACCCAGGCGCTGGTGCTGATCGGCTACCCGGAGAACGGCGAGACCATCCTGCGCCAGGCGCTCGAGGGCGGCTTCTTCCGTGACTTCGTGTTCACCGATGGCATGAAGTCGCCGGAACTGGTCGGCAACCTCGGTGCCCAGGCCGTGGAAGGCGCCATCGGCACCGTGCCCCAGGCCCGCGGCGACTCGCCGGGCGCCCAGCACTTCGCCAGCGCCTATGACAGTGAGTACGGCGAGGTACCGCCCAAGCCTTACCTGGACACCGCCTATGATGCCCTCTATGTGATCGCGCTGGCCGCCGAGCAGGCCGGTTCCACCGATCGGGTGGCGATCCGCGACAGCGTGCGCGCGGTCGCCAATCCCCCGGGCGTCAAGGTCGGTCCGGGCGAGTTCGCCAAGGCCGTGGAGCTGATCGCCGCCGGCGAGGACATCGACTACGAGGGCGCCTCGGGCTCGGTGAACTTCGACCAGAATGGCGATGTGCCGGGCACCTTCGGCGAGTGGATGTTCAAGGACGGCGAGATCGTCACCAACCGCATCTTCGAGCCCATCATGCCCGAGTGA
- a CDS encoding branched-chain amino acid ABC transporter permease, which yields MNDIIQILIYGLVLGSVLSMGAIGVSMIFGILRFAHFAHGDFMTLGAYIGLTFIGVFGLSPWFALPAAMVGMAVVGVGIDQVLYRRIRRTQPVILLIASFGMALILRSLIQLIWGSENQTYASGIQFPWRLDVLGGLRIKPDHVWIVLISLGLVAAVHLFLTRTRMGKAMRAMSDNMDLALVSGIPAERVIMVTWLIGGALAAAAGVFLGIDTRLHPVMGWTTLLPVFAAAILGGIGRPYGAIVGGMIIGISMEMSTLFISAAYKPAVAFAIMVVMLIVRPQGIFKGTL from the coding sequence ATGAACGACATCATTCAGATCCTGATCTACGGCCTGGTACTGGGCAGCGTGCTGAGCATGGGGGCCATCGGGGTGTCGATGATCTTCGGCATCCTGCGCTTCGCCCACTTCGCCCACGGCGACTTCATGACCCTGGGCGCCTATATCGGCCTGACCTTCATCGGCGTGTTCGGGCTCAGCCCCTGGTTCGCCCTCCCCGCGGCGATGGTCGGCATGGCCGTGGTCGGCGTGGGCATCGACCAGGTGCTCTACCGACGCATCCGTCGCACCCAGCCGGTGATCCTGCTGATCGCCTCCTTCGGCATGGCGCTGATCCTTCGTAGCCTGATCCAGCTGATCTGGGGCTCGGAGAACCAGACCTATGCCTCGGGCATCCAGTTTCCCTGGCGCCTCGACGTGCTCGGCGGCCTGCGCATCAAGCCTGACCATGTGTGGATCGTGCTGATCTCGCTGGGGCTGGTGGCCGCTGTGCACCTCTTCCTGACCCGCACCCGCATGGGCAAGGCGATGCGCGCCATGTCCGATAACATGGATCTGGCGCTGGTCAGCGGCATCCCCGCCGAGCGGGTGATCATGGTCACCTGGCTGATCGGCGGGGCCCTCGCCGCCGCCGCCGGCGTCTTCCTCGGCATCGACACCCGCCTGCACCCGGTGATGGGCTGGACGACCCTGCTGCCGGTGTTCGCCGCCGCCATTCTCGGCGGCATCGGGCGGCCCTACGGGGCCATCGTCGGCGGCATGATCATCGGCATCTCGATGGAGATGTCGACGCTGTTCATCTCCGCCGCCTACAAGCCGGCCGTGGCCTTCGCCATCATGGTGGTGATGCTGATCGTCAGGCCTCAGGGCATCTTCAAGGGGACACTGTAA
- a CDS encoding branched-chain amino acid ABC transporter permease: MELASLLGYLVSFLTFAGIYAVLTMGLNTQWGFTGQFNIGIAGFFAVGAYTSAILTTPESPAYLGGLGMPFLVGLVGATLASALVGLVIGRITAKLRTDYLAIATIGIAEMIRLFIKNEDWLTNGVRGIAGIARPFAGTPLDSPFGYLLIVVAFVVLVYFLLERAYASPWGRVLRAIRENEPATAAAGKSIARFRLQAFVLGAAIMGLGGGLYAHFFGFLSPEAFMPLYGTFLVWVMLIAGGSGNNRGAILGAVVVWGVWTLTELSTDLLPTEYATQAAALRVLLIGVLLQIILVTRPQGILPEQPPKLIARKRKD; the protein is encoded by the coding sequence ATGGAACTCGCCAGCCTGCTCGGGTACCTCGTCTCGTTTCTGACCTTCGCCGGCATCTATGCGGTGCTGACCATGGGCCTCAACACCCAATGGGGCTTCACCGGCCAGTTCAACATCGGCATCGCCGGCTTCTTCGCCGTGGGCGCCTACACCAGCGCGATTCTCACCACGCCGGAGAGCCCCGCCTATCTCGGCGGACTGGGCATGCCCTTCCTGGTCGGCCTAGTGGGGGCGACGCTCGCCTCGGCGCTGGTCGGCCTGGTGATCGGGCGCATCACCGCCAAGCTGCGCACCGACTACCTGGCCATCGCCACCATCGGTATCGCCGAGATGATCCGCCTGTTCATCAAAAACGAGGACTGGCTGACCAACGGGGTGCGCGGCATCGCCGGCATCGCCCGGCCCTTCGCCGGCACACCGCTGGACAGCCCCTTCGGCTATCTGCTGATCGTGGTGGCCTTCGTGGTACTGGTCTACTTCCTGCTCGAGCGCGCCTACGCCTCGCCCTGGGGCCGGGTGCTGCGGGCAATCCGCGAGAACGAGCCGGCCACCGCCGCGGCGGGCAAGTCGATCGCCCGCTTCCGCCTGCAGGCCTTCGTGCTCGGTGCCGCCATCATGGGCCTGGGCGGCGGCCTCTATGCCCACTTCTTCGGCTTCCTGAGCCCCGAGGCCTTCATGCCGCTCTACGGCACCTTCCTGGTGTGGGTGATGCTGATCGCCGGCGGCAGCGGCAACAACCGCGGCGCCATCCTCGGGGCGGTGGTGGTATGGGGGGTCTGGACCCTGACCGAACTCTCCACCGACCTGCTGCCCACCGAGTACGCTACCCAGGCCGCCGCCCTGCGCGTGCTGCTGATCGGCGTGCTGCTGCAGATCATCCTGGTCACCCGGCCCCAGGGCATCCTGCCCGAGCAGCCGCCCAAGCTGATCGCCCGCAAGCGCAAGGACTGA
- a CDS encoding DUF1656 domain-containing protein, whose translation MDLKEIALGGIYMSPMLLYALLGFLGALLIRTLLHRLVGSRVFWYEAWFDAALFVIVTAAIALLSSSATGTS comes from the coding sequence TTGGACCTCAAGGAAATCGCCCTTGGCGGCATCTACATGAGCCCGATGCTGCTCTATGCCCTGCTGGGCTTTCTCGGCGCGCTGCTGATTCGCACCCTGCTGCACCGCCTGGTCGGCTCCCGGGTGTTCTGGTACGAGGCCTGGTTCGACGCCGCCCTGTTCGTGATCGTCACCGCAGCCATCGCTCTTCTGTCCTCTTCTGCTACCGGTACCTCATGA
- a CDS encoding efflux RND transporter periplasmic adaptor subunit, with the protein MRTSIRMLTTLVAAALALAAGIWLWQYYLYTPWTRDGRVRADVITVAPDVSGWVSRLPVEDTQSVSEGDVLFQINRQRYATAVDQAKAVVAQKQAEWESKQHEETRRNRLSHQAISDETRDAARLDTRGAEAALAQAKAELEGAQLDLERTTVIAPADGHVLNLSLNEGNYVNTGHPVMALVKADSYYVTGYFEETKMPGIAIGDPARITLMSGDTRLEGHVAGIGRGIADSNTSSNDQLLPQVEPTFNWVRLAQRIPVRIELDQIPDNTLLSAGMTATVRIHEPSTP; encoded by the coding sequence ATGCGCACCTCTATTCGCATGCTCACCACTCTCGTGGCCGCGGCGCTGGCTCTCGCCGCCGGTATCTGGCTGTGGCAGTACTACCTCTACACGCCCTGGACCCGCGACGGCCGCGTGCGGGCCGATGTCATCACCGTCGCACCGGACGTCTCCGGATGGGTGAGTCGGCTGCCGGTCGAGGATACCCAGTCAGTGAGCGAGGGTGACGTGCTGTTCCAGATCAACCGGCAACGCTATGCCACGGCCGTCGATCAGGCTAAGGCCGTGGTCGCGCAGAAGCAGGCCGAGTGGGAATCCAAACAGCACGAGGAAACCCGCCGCAATCGCCTCAGCCACCAGGCGATCAGCGACGAAACCCGGGATGCGGCCCGCCTCGACACCCGCGGCGCCGAGGCGGCCCTGGCTCAGGCCAAGGCCGAGCTTGAAGGCGCGCAGCTCGACCTCGAGCGCACCACGGTGATCGCGCCGGCCGATGGCCACGTGCTAAACCTGTCGCTCAACGAGGGCAACTACGTCAATACCGGCCATCCGGTGATGGCACTGGTGAAGGCGGACTCCTACTACGTGACCGGCTATTTCGAGGAAACCAAGATGCCGGGTATCGCCATCGGCGATCCCGCGCGCATCACCCTGATGAGCGGCGATACCCGGCTTGAGGGCCATGTCGCCGGCATCGGCCGTGGGATCGCCGACAGCAATACCTCATCCAACGACCAGTTGCTGCCCCAGGTCGAGCCGACCTTCAACTGGGTGCGACTGGCACAGCGCATTCCGGTGCGCATCGAGCTCGACCAGATCCCCGACAACACCCTGCTCAGTGCCGGGATGACGGCGACCGTGCGCATTCACGAACCGTCGACACCATGA